In a single window of the Gossypium hirsutum isolate 1008001.06 chromosome A13, Gossypium_hirsutum_v2.1, whole genome shotgun sequence genome:
- the LOC121203523 gene encoding probable methyltransferase TCM_000331: protein MLSKMVPVPCIKVADLGCATGPNTFFPTCEIVDIVTRICQEAHCESPELQVFLNDLPQNDFNTVFKSVPSFNGRPCFIAGVAGSFYQRIFPTNSIHFVHSSYSLHWLSKVPGEVENKRNVYIAKSNPPNVSKAYFEQFRNDFSSFLRFRSEEMITGGRMLLTFVGRSITDPTSKDCCAIWGLFTKSLLDLMAEGLVCESDVDSFNVPYYHPCKEEVRKIIETEGSFALNELETFKMNWDFEDDICNENFVFENSKSGRNVANCIRAIAESLIVSHFGDTIKICSTCG from the exons ATGTTGAGCAAGATGGTTCCTGTTCCTTGTATTAAGGTGGCTGATTTGGGTTGTGCTACGGGTCCTAACACGTTCTTCCCTACATGTGAAATTGTGGATATCGTCACTAGGATTTGCCAAGAAGCGCACTGTGAATCGCCTGAGCTTCAAGTGTTCCTCAATGATCTTCCCCAAAACGATTTCAACACTGTGTTCAAATCTGTTCCTTCATTCAATGGGAGGCCTTGCTTCATAGCCGGAGTAGCAGGTTCTTTCTATCAGAGGATTTTTCCGACCAACAGCATTCACTTCGTACATTCTTCTTACAGTCTTCATTGGCTCTCAAAG GTACCAGGAGAAGTTGAGAACAAGAGGAATGTATACATAGCAAAGTCGAACCCTCCTAATGTATCCAAAGCTTATTTTGAGCAATTTCGAAATGATTTCTCGAGTTTTTTACGTTTTCGTTCCGAAGAAATGATAACCGGAGGACGAATGCTGCTTACCTTCGTTGGTAGAAGCATTACTGATCCCACAAGCAAAGACTGTTGTGCTATATGGGGTTTATTCACAAAATCGCTCCTCGACTTGATGGCCGag GGATTGGTGTGTGAATCTGATGTGGATTCATTCAATGTTCCTTATTATCACCCCTGCAAAGAAGAAGTGAGAAAAATCATCGAAACGGAAGGGTCTTTTGCTCTTAATGAATTAGAGACTTTTAAAATGAATTGGGATTTTGAAGACGATATCTGTaatgaaaatttcgtgtttgaaaatAGTAAAAGTGGACGAAATGTTGCAAATTGCATACGAGCAATTGCAGAATCTTTGATTGTTAGTCATTTTGGAGATACCATAAAGATATGCTCAACATGTGGGTGA